From a region of the Penaeus vannamei isolate JL-2024 chromosome 2, ASM4276789v1, whole genome shotgun sequence genome:
- the LOC113828368 gene encoding PHD finger protein 19 isoform X4 produces MQDGDSEGDSGFVTPDSTTKERESRFVEGQDVLSHGKDGLYYLGTIVVVDSENERCLVQFEDSTAHWSLYKDLTKLKLPESDDLCVICKSSKSWDTNEIVLCHICEQGYHQDCLQPRIGKEYCEPDSQWECPRCAGHSAMEKEERKKSRENSPRKQRPRPQQQQPENTKLDLPYDINSLTWDQGHKSNREQTYCYCGGPGEWYNRMLQCQRCKQWFHEACVDCLHLSLLYGDRFYVFVCALCNEGTEFLHRLDVKWVDVVHLSIFNLTLQDSKTYFEYEDTITQWINDNWELLQAPLGLQNIRVSERKHEVLRVLEGNRPRFKCGREIKKKTSIWGLRVRVPPPVPAITLPAVGVITEDSIKHITLRNKKTRNADSPPIPRSYKLREDKQEEVDEALARFSPAKKRALSPSTLEQEEESPNSGSVRRKRKRELDILMDDKKVGVRCSNVNSLFQAKKMIEEVGSVKANSTTGSQAPVKRKRGRPPKNQQNLQSANDLRDLKQKRAQKLLKEALKQGKGLRPVTKSGLGITTPNSITPGDTSGDETSSHGTLDSFIPPPSNFEGQNNPFLNLDSLSYGMPVIRPLKRKLNENDIRIGKNGEVKRRRFRKKCDKAKLMFLLQNGAINMNGGNDIRLNGTNSIKNCVDYALSGRLNSSNKMEDGSEGGEDAKVGDTGFSYSDLKSTVNNYFGAANRIANGEKFHVLARRVSLEEKVQYLIEWDCPSSS; encoded by the exons atGCAGGATGGGGACAGCGAGGGTGACAGTGGGTTCGTGACACCAGACAGCACCACCAAAGAGAGGGAGTCACGCTTCGTAGAGGGCCAGGATGTACTCTCGCATGGAAAGGACGGCCTGTATTATCTAGGAACTATAGTTGTG GTTGACAGTGAAAATGAACGTTGCCTGGTGCAGTTTGAGGACAGCACGGCCCACTGGTCCCTCTACAAAGACCTCACCAAGCTGAAACTGCCTGAATCTGATGATCTCTGTGTTATATGCAAGTCTTCCAAAAGCTGGGATACAAATGAAATTGTTTTGTGTCACATATGTGAGCAAGGCTACCATCAAGATTGTCTCCAG CCAAGGATAGGGAAGGAATATTGTGAGCCTGATAGCCAGTGGGAGTGTCCAAGGTGTGCAGGCCACTCAGCCATGGAGAAAGAAGAACGGAAAAAATCAAGGGAGAATTCTCCACGCAAGCAGCGACCACGGCCACAGCAGCAGCAACCTGAGAATACCAAACTAGACCTGCCATATGAT ATTAACAGCTTAACATGGGACCAAGGTCACAAAAGCAACAGAGAGCAGACGTACTGCTACTGCGGTGGACCAGGAGAATGGTATAACCGCATGCTTCAGTGCCAACGATGTAAACAGTGGTTCCATGAAGCCTGTGTTGATTGTCTACATCTGTCCCTCTTGTATGGTGATAG gttttatgtttttgtatgtgcttTGTGCAATGAAGGAACAGAATTCCTTCATAGATTAGATGTGAAGTGGGTAGATGTTGTGCATCTATCAATATTTAATCTAACTTTGCAAGATTCCAAAACTTACTTTGAGTATGAGGACACCATCACACAATGGATCAATGACAACTGGGAATTATTGCAAGCACCACTAGGG CTTCAAAACATTCGAGTTAGTGAGAGGAAACACGAAGTATTAAGAGTTCTGGAAGGAAACAGACCAAG GTTTAAATGTGGtcgggaaataaaaaagaaaaccagtATATGGGGCCTAAGAGTACGTGTCCCACCCCCTGTGCCAGCTATTACCCTACCTGCCGTGGGTGTTATCACAGAAGACTCCATCAAACACATAACGCTAAGAAACAAAAAGACTCGCAATGCAGATAG CCCTCCAATCCCCCGAAGTTACAAGCTGCGCGAGGacaagcaggaggaggtggatgaggctTTGGCACGGTTCAGCCCGGCCAAGAAGCGAGCCCTGTCACCCAGTACCcttgagcaggaggaggagagtccCAACAGCGGCAGTGTTAGACGAAAGAGAAAACGCGAGTTGGACATTCTCATGGATGATAAAAAG gtTGGAGTAAGATGTTCCAATGTAAACTCCTTATTCCAggcaaagaaaatgatagaagaaGTAGGATCGGTTAAAGCCAATAGTACAACAGGATCACAAGCCCCGGTGAAAAGAAAACGAGGCCGGCCGCCCAAGAACCAGCAGAACCTGCAGTCAGCAAATGACCTGCGTGATTTGAAACAGAAAAGGGCACAGAAGCTTTTGAAAGAGGCGTTGAAACAG GGCAAAGGTTTGCGGCCAGTTACCAAGTCAGGCCTTGGGATAACCACCCCAAATTCTATCACTCCGGGAGACACAAGCGGTGATGAGACCTCCTCGCATGGCACACTtgattccttcattcctcctccatcCAACTTCGAGGGCCAGAACAATCCCTTCCTGAATCTCGACTCTCTCAGTTATGGCATGCCAGTCATCAGACCCCTAAAGCGAAAATTAAATGAGAACGACATCCGCATTGGCAAAAATGGGGAGGTAAAGCGGAGACGCTTCCGCAAAAAGTGCGACAAGGCGAAGCTAATGTTCCTACTACAGAATGGCGCCATCAATATGAACGGTGGAAATGATATCAGGTTGAATGGCACCAACAGCATAAAGAATTGTGTGGACTATGCACTAAGTGGGAGGCTGAATTCCAGCAACAAGATGGAGGATGGTAGTGAAGGAGGCGAGGATGCCAAAGTGGGTGACACTGGTTTCTCATATAGTGACCTGAAGTCAACCGTTAATAATTACTTCGGGGCCGCAAACAGAATAGCGAATGGTGAAAAGTTCCATGTGTTAGCGAGGAGAGTAAGTCTTGAAGAGAAAGTCCAGTACCTCATAGAATGGGACTGTCCGAGTTCCTCCTAG
- the LOC113828368 gene encoding PHD finger protein 19 isoform X6 has product MRTIMSGARKRDGDSEGDSGFVTPDSTTKERESRFVEGQDVLSHGKDGLYYLGTIVVVDSENERCLVQFEDSTAHWSLYKDLTKLKLPESDDLCVICKSSKSWDTNEIVLCHICEQGYHQDCLQPRIGKEYCEPDSQWECPRCAGHSAMEKEERKKSRENSPRKQRPRPQQQQPENTKLDLPYDINSLTWDQGHKSNREQTYCYCGGPGEWYNRMLQCQRCKQWFHEACVDCLHLSLLYGDRFYVFVCALCNEGTEFLHRLDVKWVDVVHLSIFNLTLQDSKTYFEYEDTITQWINDNWELLQAPLGLQNIRVSERKHEVLRVLEGNRPRFKCGREIKKKTSIWGLRVRVPPPVPAITLPAVGVITEDSIKHITLRNKKTRNADSPPIPRSYKLREDKQEEVDEALARFSPAKKRALSPSTLEQEEESPNSGSVRRKRKRELDILMDDKKAKKMIEEVGSVKANSTTGSQAPVKRKRGRPPKNQQNLQSANDLRDLKQKRAQKLLKEALKQGKGLRPVTKSGLGITTPNSITPGDTSGDETSSHGTLDSFIPPPSNFEGQNNPFLNLDSLSYGMPVIRPLKRKLNENDIRIGKNGEVKRRRFRKKCDKAKLMFLLQNGAINMNGGNDIRLNGTNSIKNCVDYALSGRLNSSNKMEDGSEGGEDAKVGDTGFSYSDLKSTVNNYFGAANRIANGEKFHVLARRVSLEEKVQYLIEWDCPSSS; this is encoded by the exons ATGAGGACCATCATGTCCGGTGCCAGGAAGAGG GATGGGGACAGCGAGGGTGACAGTGGGTTCGTGACACCAGACAGCACCACCAAAGAGAGGGAGTCACGCTTCGTAGAGGGCCAGGATGTACTCTCGCATGGAAAGGACGGCCTGTATTATCTAGGAACTATAGTTGTG GTTGACAGTGAAAATGAACGTTGCCTGGTGCAGTTTGAGGACAGCACGGCCCACTGGTCCCTCTACAAAGACCTCACCAAGCTGAAACTGCCTGAATCTGATGATCTCTGTGTTATATGCAAGTCTTCCAAAAGCTGGGATACAAATGAAATTGTTTTGTGTCACATATGTGAGCAAGGCTACCATCAAGATTGTCTCCAG CCAAGGATAGGGAAGGAATATTGTGAGCCTGATAGCCAGTGGGAGTGTCCAAGGTGTGCAGGCCACTCAGCCATGGAGAAAGAAGAACGGAAAAAATCAAGGGAGAATTCTCCACGCAAGCAGCGACCACGGCCACAGCAGCAGCAACCTGAGAATACCAAACTAGACCTGCCATATGAT ATTAACAGCTTAACATGGGACCAAGGTCACAAAAGCAACAGAGAGCAGACGTACTGCTACTGCGGTGGACCAGGAGAATGGTATAACCGCATGCTTCAGTGCCAACGATGTAAACAGTGGTTCCATGAAGCCTGTGTTGATTGTCTACATCTGTCCCTCTTGTATGGTGATAG gttttatgtttttgtatgtgcttTGTGCAATGAAGGAACAGAATTCCTTCATAGATTAGATGTGAAGTGGGTAGATGTTGTGCATCTATCAATATTTAATCTAACTTTGCAAGATTCCAAAACTTACTTTGAGTATGAGGACACCATCACACAATGGATCAATGACAACTGGGAATTATTGCAAGCACCACTAGGG CTTCAAAACATTCGAGTTAGTGAGAGGAAACACGAAGTATTAAGAGTTCTGGAAGGAAACAGACCAAG GTTTAAATGTGGtcgggaaataaaaaagaaaaccagtATATGGGGCCTAAGAGTACGTGTCCCACCCCCTGTGCCAGCTATTACCCTACCTGCCGTGGGTGTTATCACAGAAGACTCCATCAAACACATAACGCTAAGAAACAAAAAGACTCGCAATGCAGATAG CCCTCCAATCCCCCGAAGTTACAAGCTGCGCGAGGacaagcaggaggaggtggatgaggctTTGGCACGGTTCAGCCCGGCCAAGAAGCGAGCCCTGTCACCCAGTACCcttgagcaggaggaggagagtccCAACAGCGGCAGTGTTAGACGAAAGAGAAAACGCGAGTTGGACATTCTCATGGATGATAAAAAG gcaaagaaaatgatagaagaaGTAGGATCGGTTAAAGCCAATAGTACAACAGGATCACAAGCCCCGGTGAAAAGAAAACGAGGCCGGCCGCCCAAGAACCAGCAGAACCTGCAGTCAGCAAATGACCTGCGTGATTTGAAACAGAAAAGGGCACAGAAGCTTTTGAAAGAGGCGTTGAAACAG GGCAAAGGTTTGCGGCCAGTTACCAAGTCAGGCCTTGGGATAACCACCCCAAATTCTATCACTCCGGGAGACACAAGCGGTGATGAGACCTCCTCGCATGGCACACTtgattccttcattcctcctccatcCAACTTCGAGGGCCAGAACAATCCCTTCCTGAATCTCGACTCTCTCAGTTATGGCATGCCAGTCATCAGACCCCTAAAGCGAAAATTAAATGAGAACGACATCCGCATTGGCAAAAATGGGGAGGTAAAGCGGAGACGCTTCCGCAAAAAGTGCGACAAGGCGAAGCTAATGTTCCTACTACAGAATGGCGCCATCAATATGAACGGTGGAAATGATATCAGGTTGAATGGCACCAACAGCATAAAGAATTGTGTGGACTATGCACTAAGTGGGAGGCTGAATTCCAGCAACAAGATGGAGGATGGTAGTGAAGGAGGCGAGGATGCCAAAGTGGGTGACACTGGTTTCTCATATAGTGACCTGAAGTCAACCGTTAATAATTACTTCGGGGCCGCAAACAGAATAGCGAATGGTGAAAAGTTCCATGTGTTAGCGAGGAGAGTAAGTCTTGAAGAGAAAGTCCAGTACCTCATAGAATGGGACTGTCCGAGTTCCTCCTAG
- the LOC113828368 gene encoding PHD finger protein 19 isoform X2, giving the protein MRTIMSGARKRVVDRFPDLPSPFLMQDGDSEGDSGFVTPDSTTKERESRFVEGQDVLSHGKDGLYYLGTIVVVDSENERCLVQFEDSTAHWSLYKDLTKLKLPESDDLCVICKSSKSWDTNEIVLCHICEQGYHQDCLQPRIGKEYCEPDSQWECPRCAGHSAMEKEERKKSRENSPRKQRPRPQQQQPENTKLDLPYDINSLTWDQGHKSNREQTYCYCGGPGEWYNRMLQCQRCKQWFHEACVDCLHLSLLYGDRFYVFVCALCNEGTEFLHRLDVKWVDVVHLSIFNLTLQDSKTYFEYEDTITQWINDNWELLQAPLGLQNIRVSERKHEVLRVLEGNRPRFKCGREIKKKTSIWGLRVRVPPPVPAITLPAVGVITEDSIKHITLRNKKTRNADSPPIPRSYKLREDKQEEVDEALARFSPAKKRALSPSTLEQEEESPNSGSVRRKRKRELDILMDDKKAKKMIEEVGSVKANSTTGSQAPVKRKRGRPPKNQQNLQSANDLRDLKQKRAQKLLKEALKQGKGLRPVTKSGLGITTPNSITPGDTSGDETSSHGTLDSFIPPPSNFEGQNNPFLNLDSLSYGMPVIRPLKRKLNENDIRIGKNGEVKRRRFRKKCDKAKLMFLLQNGAINMNGGNDIRLNGTNSIKNCVDYALSGRLNSSNKMEDGSEGGEDAKVGDTGFSYSDLKSTVNNYFGAANRIANGEKFHVLARRVSLEEKVQYLIEWDCPSSS; this is encoded by the exons ATGAGGACCATCATGTCCGGTGCCAGGAAGAGG GTTGTGGACCGTTTTCctgaccttccttcccctttcctaatGCAGGATGGGGACAGCGAGGGTGACAGTGGGTTCGTGACACCAGACAGCACCACCAAAGAGAGGGAGTCACGCTTCGTAGAGGGCCAGGATGTACTCTCGCATGGAAAGGACGGCCTGTATTATCTAGGAACTATAGTTGTG GTTGACAGTGAAAATGAACGTTGCCTGGTGCAGTTTGAGGACAGCACGGCCCACTGGTCCCTCTACAAAGACCTCACCAAGCTGAAACTGCCTGAATCTGATGATCTCTGTGTTATATGCAAGTCTTCCAAAAGCTGGGATACAAATGAAATTGTTTTGTGTCACATATGTGAGCAAGGCTACCATCAAGATTGTCTCCAG CCAAGGATAGGGAAGGAATATTGTGAGCCTGATAGCCAGTGGGAGTGTCCAAGGTGTGCAGGCCACTCAGCCATGGAGAAAGAAGAACGGAAAAAATCAAGGGAGAATTCTCCACGCAAGCAGCGACCACGGCCACAGCAGCAGCAACCTGAGAATACCAAACTAGACCTGCCATATGAT ATTAACAGCTTAACATGGGACCAAGGTCACAAAAGCAACAGAGAGCAGACGTACTGCTACTGCGGTGGACCAGGAGAATGGTATAACCGCATGCTTCAGTGCCAACGATGTAAACAGTGGTTCCATGAAGCCTGTGTTGATTGTCTACATCTGTCCCTCTTGTATGGTGATAG gttttatgtttttgtatgtgcttTGTGCAATGAAGGAACAGAATTCCTTCATAGATTAGATGTGAAGTGGGTAGATGTTGTGCATCTATCAATATTTAATCTAACTTTGCAAGATTCCAAAACTTACTTTGAGTATGAGGACACCATCACACAATGGATCAATGACAACTGGGAATTATTGCAAGCACCACTAGGG CTTCAAAACATTCGAGTTAGTGAGAGGAAACACGAAGTATTAAGAGTTCTGGAAGGAAACAGACCAAG GTTTAAATGTGGtcgggaaataaaaaagaaaaccagtATATGGGGCCTAAGAGTACGTGTCCCACCCCCTGTGCCAGCTATTACCCTACCTGCCGTGGGTGTTATCACAGAAGACTCCATCAAACACATAACGCTAAGAAACAAAAAGACTCGCAATGCAGATAG CCCTCCAATCCCCCGAAGTTACAAGCTGCGCGAGGacaagcaggaggaggtggatgaggctTTGGCACGGTTCAGCCCGGCCAAGAAGCGAGCCCTGTCACCCAGTACCcttgagcaggaggaggagagtccCAACAGCGGCAGTGTTAGACGAAAGAGAAAACGCGAGTTGGACATTCTCATGGATGATAAAAAG gcaaagaaaatgatagaagaaGTAGGATCGGTTAAAGCCAATAGTACAACAGGATCACAAGCCCCGGTGAAAAGAAAACGAGGCCGGCCGCCCAAGAACCAGCAGAACCTGCAGTCAGCAAATGACCTGCGTGATTTGAAACAGAAAAGGGCACAGAAGCTTTTGAAAGAGGCGTTGAAACAG GGCAAAGGTTTGCGGCCAGTTACCAAGTCAGGCCTTGGGATAACCACCCCAAATTCTATCACTCCGGGAGACACAAGCGGTGATGAGACCTCCTCGCATGGCACACTtgattccttcattcctcctccatcCAACTTCGAGGGCCAGAACAATCCCTTCCTGAATCTCGACTCTCTCAGTTATGGCATGCCAGTCATCAGACCCCTAAAGCGAAAATTAAATGAGAACGACATCCGCATTGGCAAAAATGGGGAGGTAAAGCGGAGACGCTTCCGCAAAAAGTGCGACAAGGCGAAGCTAATGTTCCTACTACAGAATGGCGCCATCAATATGAACGGTGGAAATGATATCAGGTTGAATGGCACCAACAGCATAAAGAATTGTGTGGACTATGCACTAAGTGGGAGGCTGAATTCCAGCAACAAGATGGAGGATGGTAGTGAAGGAGGCGAGGATGCCAAAGTGGGTGACACTGGTTTCTCATATAGTGACCTGAAGTCAACCGTTAATAATTACTTCGGGGCCGCAAACAGAATAGCGAATGGTGAAAAGTTCCATGTGTTAGCGAGGAGAGTAAGTCTTGAAGAGAAAGTCCAGTACCTCATAGAATGGGACTGTCCGAGTTCCTCCTAG
- the LOC113828368 gene encoding PHD finger protein 19 isoform X3, with translation MRTIMSGARKRDGDSEGDSGFVTPDSTTKERESRFVEGQDVLSHGKDGLYYLGTIVVVDSENERCLVQFEDSTAHWSLYKDLTKLKLPESDDLCVICKSSKSWDTNEIVLCHICEQGYHQDCLQPRIGKEYCEPDSQWECPRCAGHSAMEKEERKKSRENSPRKQRPRPQQQQPENTKLDLPYDINSLTWDQGHKSNREQTYCYCGGPGEWYNRMLQCQRCKQWFHEACVDCLHLSLLYGDRFYVFVCALCNEGTEFLHRLDVKWVDVVHLSIFNLTLQDSKTYFEYEDTITQWINDNWELLQAPLGLQNIRVSERKHEVLRVLEGNRPRFKCGREIKKKTSIWGLRVRVPPPVPAITLPAVGVITEDSIKHITLRNKKTRNADSPPIPRSYKLREDKQEEVDEALARFSPAKKRALSPSTLEQEEESPNSGSVRRKRKRELDILMDDKKVGVRCSNVNSLFQAKKMIEEVGSVKANSTTGSQAPVKRKRGRPPKNQQNLQSANDLRDLKQKRAQKLLKEALKQGKGLRPVTKSGLGITTPNSITPGDTSGDETSSHGTLDSFIPPPSNFEGQNNPFLNLDSLSYGMPVIRPLKRKLNENDIRIGKNGEVKRRRFRKKCDKAKLMFLLQNGAINMNGGNDIRLNGTNSIKNCVDYALSGRLNSSNKMEDGSEGGEDAKVGDTGFSYSDLKSTVNNYFGAANRIANGEKFHVLARRVSLEEKVQYLIEWDCPSSS, from the exons ATGAGGACCATCATGTCCGGTGCCAGGAAGAGG GATGGGGACAGCGAGGGTGACAGTGGGTTCGTGACACCAGACAGCACCACCAAAGAGAGGGAGTCACGCTTCGTAGAGGGCCAGGATGTACTCTCGCATGGAAAGGACGGCCTGTATTATCTAGGAACTATAGTTGTG GTTGACAGTGAAAATGAACGTTGCCTGGTGCAGTTTGAGGACAGCACGGCCCACTGGTCCCTCTACAAAGACCTCACCAAGCTGAAACTGCCTGAATCTGATGATCTCTGTGTTATATGCAAGTCTTCCAAAAGCTGGGATACAAATGAAATTGTTTTGTGTCACATATGTGAGCAAGGCTACCATCAAGATTGTCTCCAG CCAAGGATAGGGAAGGAATATTGTGAGCCTGATAGCCAGTGGGAGTGTCCAAGGTGTGCAGGCCACTCAGCCATGGAGAAAGAAGAACGGAAAAAATCAAGGGAGAATTCTCCACGCAAGCAGCGACCACGGCCACAGCAGCAGCAACCTGAGAATACCAAACTAGACCTGCCATATGAT ATTAACAGCTTAACATGGGACCAAGGTCACAAAAGCAACAGAGAGCAGACGTACTGCTACTGCGGTGGACCAGGAGAATGGTATAACCGCATGCTTCAGTGCCAACGATGTAAACAGTGGTTCCATGAAGCCTGTGTTGATTGTCTACATCTGTCCCTCTTGTATGGTGATAG gttttatgtttttgtatgtgcttTGTGCAATGAAGGAACAGAATTCCTTCATAGATTAGATGTGAAGTGGGTAGATGTTGTGCATCTATCAATATTTAATCTAACTTTGCAAGATTCCAAAACTTACTTTGAGTATGAGGACACCATCACACAATGGATCAATGACAACTGGGAATTATTGCAAGCACCACTAGGG CTTCAAAACATTCGAGTTAGTGAGAGGAAACACGAAGTATTAAGAGTTCTGGAAGGAAACAGACCAAG GTTTAAATGTGGtcgggaaataaaaaagaaaaccagtATATGGGGCCTAAGAGTACGTGTCCCACCCCCTGTGCCAGCTATTACCCTACCTGCCGTGGGTGTTATCACAGAAGACTCCATCAAACACATAACGCTAAGAAACAAAAAGACTCGCAATGCAGATAG CCCTCCAATCCCCCGAAGTTACAAGCTGCGCGAGGacaagcaggaggaggtggatgaggctTTGGCACGGTTCAGCCCGGCCAAGAAGCGAGCCCTGTCACCCAGTACCcttgagcaggaggaggagagtccCAACAGCGGCAGTGTTAGACGAAAGAGAAAACGCGAGTTGGACATTCTCATGGATGATAAAAAG gtTGGAGTAAGATGTTCCAATGTAAACTCCTTATTCCAggcaaagaaaatgatagaagaaGTAGGATCGGTTAAAGCCAATAGTACAACAGGATCACAAGCCCCGGTGAAAAGAAAACGAGGCCGGCCGCCCAAGAACCAGCAGAACCTGCAGTCAGCAAATGACCTGCGTGATTTGAAACAGAAAAGGGCACAGAAGCTTTTGAAAGAGGCGTTGAAACAG GGCAAAGGTTTGCGGCCAGTTACCAAGTCAGGCCTTGGGATAACCACCCCAAATTCTATCACTCCGGGAGACACAAGCGGTGATGAGACCTCCTCGCATGGCACACTtgattccttcattcctcctccatcCAACTTCGAGGGCCAGAACAATCCCTTCCTGAATCTCGACTCTCTCAGTTATGGCATGCCAGTCATCAGACCCCTAAAGCGAAAATTAAATGAGAACGACATCCGCATTGGCAAAAATGGGGAGGTAAAGCGGAGACGCTTCCGCAAAAAGTGCGACAAGGCGAAGCTAATGTTCCTACTACAGAATGGCGCCATCAATATGAACGGTGGAAATGATATCAGGTTGAATGGCACCAACAGCATAAAGAATTGTGTGGACTATGCACTAAGTGGGAGGCTGAATTCCAGCAACAAGATGGAGGATGGTAGTGAAGGAGGCGAGGATGCCAAAGTGGGTGACACTGGTTTCTCATATAGTGACCTGAAGTCAACCGTTAATAATTACTTCGGGGCCGCAAACAGAATAGCGAATGGTGAAAAGTTCCATGTGTTAGCGAGGAGAGTAAGTCTTGAAGAGAAAGTCCAGTACCTCATAGAATGGGACTGTCCGAGTTCCTCCTAG
- the LOC113828368 gene encoding PHD finger protein 19 isoform X1, translating to MRTIMSGARKRVVDRFPDLPSPFLMQDGDSEGDSGFVTPDSTTKERESRFVEGQDVLSHGKDGLYYLGTIVVVDSENERCLVQFEDSTAHWSLYKDLTKLKLPESDDLCVICKSSKSWDTNEIVLCHICEQGYHQDCLQPRIGKEYCEPDSQWECPRCAGHSAMEKEERKKSRENSPRKQRPRPQQQQPENTKLDLPYDINSLTWDQGHKSNREQTYCYCGGPGEWYNRMLQCQRCKQWFHEACVDCLHLSLLYGDRFYVFVCALCNEGTEFLHRLDVKWVDVVHLSIFNLTLQDSKTYFEYEDTITQWINDNWELLQAPLGLQNIRVSERKHEVLRVLEGNRPRFKCGREIKKKTSIWGLRVRVPPPVPAITLPAVGVITEDSIKHITLRNKKTRNADSPPIPRSYKLREDKQEEVDEALARFSPAKKRALSPSTLEQEEESPNSGSVRRKRKRELDILMDDKKVGVRCSNVNSLFQAKKMIEEVGSVKANSTTGSQAPVKRKRGRPPKNQQNLQSANDLRDLKQKRAQKLLKEALKQGKGLRPVTKSGLGITTPNSITPGDTSGDETSSHGTLDSFIPPPSNFEGQNNPFLNLDSLSYGMPVIRPLKRKLNENDIRIGKNGEVKRRRFRKKCDKAKLMFLLQNGAINMNGGNDIRLNGTNSIKNCVDYALSGRLNSSNKMEDGSEGGEDAKVGDTGFSYSDLKSTVNNYFGAANRIANGEKFHVLARRVSLEEKVQYLIEWDCPSSS from the exons ATGAGGACCATCATGTCCGGTGCCAGGAAGAGG GTTGTGGACCGTTTTCctgaccttccttcccctttcctaatGCAGGATGGGGACAGCGAGGGTGACAGTGGGTTCGTGACACCAGACAGCACCACCAAAGAGAGGGAGTCACGCTTCGTAGAGGGCCAGGATGTACTCTCGCATGGAAAGGACGGCCTGTATTATCTAGGAACTATAGTTGTG GTTGACAGTGAAAATGAACGTTGCCTGGTGCAGTTTGAGGACAGCACGGCCCACTGGTCCCTCTACAAAGACCTCACCAAGCTGAAACTGCCTGAATCTGATGATCTCTGTGTTATATGCAAGTCTTCCAAAAGCTGGGATACAAATGAAATTGTTTTGTGTCACATATGTGAGCAAGGCTACCATCAAGATTGTCTCCAG CCAAGGATAGGGAAGGAATATTGTGAGCCTGATAGCCAGTGGGAGTGTCCAAGGTGTGCAGGCCACTCAGCCATGGAGAAAGAAGAACGGAAAAAATCAAGGGAGAATTCTCCACGCAAGCAGCGACCACGGCCACAGCAGCAGCAACCTGAGAATACCAAACTAGACCTGCCATATGAT ATTAACAGCTTAACATGGGACCAAGGTCACAAAAGCAACAGAGAGCAGACGTACTGCTACTGCGGTGGACCAGGAGAATGGTATAACCGCATGCTTCAGTGCCAACGATGTAAACAGTGGTTCCATGAAGCCTGTGTTGATTGTCTACATCTGTCCCTCTTGTATGGTGATAG gttttatgtttttgtatgtgcttTGTGCAATGAAGGAACAGAATTCCTTCATAGATTAGATGTGAAGTGGGTAGATGTTGTGCATCTATCAATATTTAATCTAACTTTGCAAGATTCCAAAACTTACTTTGAGTATGAGGACACCATCACACAATGGATCAATGACAACTGGGAATTATTGCAAGCACCACTAGGG CTTCAAAACATTCGAGTTAGTGAGAGGAAACACGAAGTATTAAGAGTTCTGGAAGGAAACAGACCAAG GTTTAAATGTGGtcgggaaataaaaaagaaaaccagtATATGGGGCCTAAGAGTACGTGTCCCACCCCCTGTGCCAGCTATTACCCTACCTGCCGTGGGTGTTATCACAGAAGACTCCATCAAACACATAACGCTAAGAAACAAAAAGACTCGCAATGCAGATAG CCCTCCAATCCCCCGAAGTTACAAGCTGCGCGAGGacaagcaggaggaggtggatgaggctTTGGCACGGTTCAGCCCGGCCAAGAAGCGAGCCCTGTCACCCAGTACCcttgagcaggaggaggagagtccCAACAGCGGCAGTGTTAGACGAAAGAGAAAACGCGAGTTGGACATTCTCATGGATGATAAAAAG gtTGGAGTAAGATGTTCCAATGTAAACTCCTTATTCCAggcaaagaaaatgatagaagaaGTAGGATCGGTTAAAGCCAATAGTACAACAGGATCACAAGCCCCGGTGAAAAGAAAACGAGGCCGGCCGCCCAAGAACCAGCAGAACCTGCAGTCAGCAAATGACCTGCGTGATTTGAAACAGAAAAGGGCACAGAAGCTTTTGAAAGAGGCGTTGAAACAG GGCAAAGGTTTGCGGCCAGTTACCAAGTCAGGCCTTGGGATAACCACCCCAAATTCTATCACTCCGGGAGACACAAGCGGTGATGAGACCTCCTCGCATGGCACACTtgattccttcattcctcctccatcCAACTTCGAGGGCCAGAACAATCCCTTCCTGAATCTCGACTCTCTCAGTTATGGCATGCCAGTCATCAGACCCCTAAAGCGAAAATTAAATGAGAACGACATCCGCATTGGCAAAAATGGGGAGGTAAAGCGGAGACGCTTCCGCAAAAAGTGCGACAAGGCGAAGCTAATGTTCCTACTACAGAATGGCGCCATCAATATGAACGGTGGAAATGATATCAGGTTGAATGGCACCAACAGCATAAAGAATTGTGTGGACTATGCACTAAGTGGGAGGCTGAATTCCAGCAACAAGATGGAGGATGGTAGTGAAGGAGGCGAGGATGCCAAAGTGGGTGACACTGGTTTCTCATATAGTGACCTGAAGTCAACCGTTAATAATTACTTCGGGGCCGCAAACAGAATAGCGAATGGTGAAAAGTTCCATGTGTTAGCGAGGAGAGTAAGTCTTGAAGAGAAAGTCCAGTACCTCATAGAATGGGACTGTCCGAGTTCCTCCTAG